The genomic region TCCAAAACATATCCATGATTTTGTGATGTAATAAAATTTTTTCCTGTTATTAATGAAGTAACTGGTTGATTATGGCTTCTATGTGCATATTTCAATTTATAAGTATCTCCTCCTGCCGCTATACCTAAAAGTTGATTTCCCAAACATATACCAAATATAGGTTGTTTTTTATTCATAGCTAAACGAAGATAATGTATCGGTTTTTTATAAATTTTAGGATTTCCAGGTCCATTAGAAAGAACCAATCCATCATATTCTTCGTTCGTAAAATCATAATCCCATGGAACTCTAATAATAGAACAATTTCTTCGTAATAAACAACGTAATATATTATTTTTTAATCCAAAATCTACAAGTAGTATTTTGTATTTTCCATTTCCATATATAATTTTTTCATGTATTGATACTTTTTTAGAAAGATTGTCTAGATTTGGGTCATAAAAAGGAAGATCTTCATTTTCCATCAAAATTTTACCTAACATGGATCCTCCATTTTTTCTAATTTTTTTTGCAATAAATCTAGTATCTACACCATATAATCCAGGAATACCATTTTCATATAACCAATTCGATAGGGTTTGATTCATATTCCAATGATACGGACGATTGGAATAATAAGAAACAATAAGTCCGGAAACTTGAATTCGATCTGATTCATAAAATTCATAAATAGATTCTTCACTACAAAAAGAAGATGGAATTCCATAATTTCCTATTATGGGATAAGTATAAGTTAGTATTTGTCCTTTATAAGAAGGATCTGTTATACTTTCTGTATAACCGGTCATTCCCGTATTAAATACAACTTCTCCAGAAGAAGATACGGGTGCCCCAAAATGATCAGCTTCATACCGAGTTCCATCTTCCAATACAAGTATCGCTTTTTTTATTTTTTTATTATTTTCCATTTTTTTTACCAAATAGATACACTAAAGCGTTTTTTAACTTTTTCAGGAATAATTTTATATGATTTTCATTAATATTTAATGGAGGAAGTAATCGTAAAACATATGCATTATTAGATGTCCCAACCAATACTTTCTCTTGATAAACTAAAATATTTTTCAAATCCTGAATGGGAAAATCAAATTCTAATCCTATCATAAGTCCTCTTCCTCTGATTTCTTTTATTTCGGAAATAAGACGTAATTCTTGTAACAATATTTTTCCCATTTTTTGTGCGTTTTCAATTAAATTTTCTTTTTGAATGATTTCCAATACAGCAATTCCAGCTGTACAAGCCAAATGATTTCCTCCAAAAGTCGTTCCTAACATGCCATAATATGATTGAAACTTAGGATGTATAAGGACTCCCCCTATAGGAAATCCGTTTCCCATACCTTTAGCTACAGTAATCAAATCTGGTTTTACAGGATACAATTGGTGAGCAAAAAAAGATCCTGTTCTTCCATATCCACTTTGTATCTCATCTATAATCAATACTGTATTATTTTTTTTGCAAAGACTTGCTACTTTATAAAAAAAATTTAAACCGGGATCTATAATTCCTGATACACCTTGTATTCCTTCAGTAATGACAGCACAAATATCTTGATTTTTTAATTTTTCTTCTAAAAAATCAAAATCTTTATAATTTATAAATACGGTTTCATGTTGAGCATTAAAAGGGGATATCAATTTGTAGTTATCCGTTACCGATAGACTTCCACTTGTCCTTCCGTGAAAAGAACCTTTAAAAGCGATAACTTTTTTTTTACCTGTATGAAAAGAAGCTATTTTTAATGCATTTTCATTAGATTCTGTCCCTGAATTACACAAAAATAATGAATAATCTTTATATCCTGAAATATTTCCAAGTAAATCCGCTAATCTATTTTTTTGATAAATATAAACGCTATTAGAATAATAGGATATTTTATGAATTTGTTCTATCAAAGCTTTGACATAATATGGATGCGAATGTCCAATAGAAATCACAGCATGTCCTCCATAAAAATCTAAATATATATTTCCTTTTGTATCAAATACATAAGACCCATCACTTTTACTTAATTCTATATCTAGAATAGGATAAACGTCAAATAATTTCATTTTTAGAAACGAACGGATTTTAATCTTAAACCACAAGTTTCATCCAAATTAAACATAAGATTCATATTTTGTATAGCTTGACCCGAAGCTCCTTTGATGAGATTATCTATGATGCTTATAACAATCAATTGATCTTTCTCTTTAATAAGATATAATATACATTTATTAGTATTGATGACTTGTTTCATATCAATATTAACATCAGAAATCATTACAAATGGATGATTTTTATAATATTCTTCATATATTTCTTGATTCTTTTCTAAGGAAAGAACAGAATCAGTATATAAAGTTGTTATAATTCCTCTAGAAAAATTACCCCTATAAGGTACAAAATAAATTTTAGAATAAAAATTTTTTTGTATTTGATGAATGGTTTGTTCAATTTCCTGCAAATGCTGATGTTGAAAAATTTTATAAGCAGAAATATTATTATTTCTCCAACTAAAATGATTCGTATCACTCAGTTTTTTTCCGGATCCTGTAGAACCTGTTATAGCACTAATATGAATATCTTTTTTTAATAATTGATTTTTAGCTAATGGTAAAACAGCTAAAAGAATAGCTGTAGCAAAACAACCAGGATTGGCAATATTATTGGATTTTTTTATTCTTTCTTTTTGAAATTCTGGTAATCCATAGATAAAATTTCTATTGTTAAAAATGGATTGAATATTGATTCTAAAATCTTGACTTAAATCAATGACTTTTATATGTTCTGATATATTATGCAATTCTTTTCTAGATTGTCCATGGCCAGAACAAAGAAATACAATATCTATTTCTTTGCTTAAATTACGGGTAAACTTTATATTTTTTATTTTTTTTTCTCCTAATAAATCTTGATGAACCAAATGAACCAATTTTTCTGTATGACTTTGACTAACTATATTTTTAATACTAATTTTGGGATGATGAATTATTAATCTTATTAATTCTCCAGCAGTAAATCCAGTTCCTCCTATAATACCTATTTTAATCATTCTTCTTTATTTAAATTGTGATACATTTTCATTTGATTGCTCAAAATTTTTGTAAAACCCTTAACATCTTCTGCTGTCCAAGCATAATTCATTTCTCCATATTTAGCCATATTAGAAGATGTCATTAAATCAAATTTAGATTTAATTCCGACTAAATGAAATCTATAAGGATAAAGAATGATATCGACAGTTCCGGTTAATCTTTCTTGTGTACTATTTAAAAATTTTTCTATATCACGCATAACAGGGTCTAAGTATTGAGCTTCATGAAGTAACATTCCATACCAATTAGATAATTGTTCTTTCCAATAAAGTTGCCATTTTGTCAAAATATGTTTTTCCAACAAATGATGAGCTTTTATAATAATAATAGCAGCCGAAGCTTCAAAAGCCACTCTTCCTTTAATACCCAAAATAGTGTCTCCTATATGTATCCCTCTTCCGATCGCAAATTTGGAAGCAATTTTTTCAATTTTGATTATATTTTTTATAGCTTTTTCTTTTTCTTTATTTACTCTGACTAATTCACCTTTTTCAAATTCTAATTCTAAATTTTCACTTTTTTTTCTTCTTAATTTTGTGGGATAAGCCTCTTCAGGAAAATCGTGATAAGAAGTAAGTGTTTCTTTTCCTCCTATACTAGTTCCCCAAATTCCTTTGTTTATAGAATATTTTGCTTGATCCCAACAAATAGACACTCCTTTATTTTTCAAATATTCAATTTCTTCTTTTCTAGACACTTTCATATCTCTTATCGGAGATAAAGTTATTTTTTCTGGACAAATAATTTGAAAAGCTATATCAAATCTAACTTGATCGTTACCCGCACCTGTACTTCCATGAGCAATTGCTTTTGCTTGAATAAAAGTCGCATATTGTGCGATCTTTATTGCTTGAAAAATTCTTTCTGAACTTACTGAAAGTGGATAAGTATTATTCTTCAGAATATTTCCGAATATAAGATATTTGATACAATTTTGATAGTATTCTTCTATAGCATCAATAGTTTGATGCGATTTAGATCCAATACTTAAAGCTCTTTTTTCAATTTTATTTAATTCATCCTTTTTAAATCCTCCTGTATTAATAATAACTGTATGAACTTCATATCTTTTTTCCTGTATTAAATATTTCAAACAATAAGAGGTATCTAAACCACCACTATAAGCTAAAACAATTTTATCTCCAGTAGATAAATAATTTCTATTTATTTTCATATTATGATGGCTTTGGTTATCATCCTTGTTCTTGTTAGGATTGTATAAAAGTCCTGTACATAAACACATTTTTCTTTGATTTCTTGTTAAAATATCAAAATTTGAACAACTTTGACATCCTTTCCAAAACTTTTCTGAATGAGTTAATTCACTAAAAGAAACAGGTTTAAAACCCAATTCTGTATTGATTTTAATAACTGGATTACTTGTTGTAATACTAAAAATTTTAGAATTTGGAAATTTATTTCTGGAAAGTTTAAAAATTTCAATTTTAATAATTTTAGCTAATCCTTTTTTTCTGAATTCTGGAAAAACAATTAAACCGGAATTAACAACAAATTCTTCATTTTGAAAAGTTTCAAGATAACTAAATCCCGCTAGTTTTTCATCACAAAAAGCAATGATTGCATTTCCATGAATCATTTTTAACTTAATATATTCTGGATCTTTTTTTGCGATTCCAGTTCCTCTTATTTTTGCTGATTCCTTAATTTTTTGACATATTAAGAAAGCATATTTCGTATCCTCTTCATGAGATACTCTAACTTTGATTTTCATCTTTCTTTTTAAGAACCAATAAACTAAGAAAAACAACTAATATCTGATTGATAATAGTATGAATAATTCCCCATATTAATTACTTTTTTATGACTAAATACAAATTTATAAAATCAGTTTTACACTTTTATAAATTTTAATTTAAATAAAAATTTAATCCTTTGATTTTTTCCAATTTTTTCAAAAAACTTGAATTAATATTAATTTCATATTTAATAGATTCAAAACTTAAAGAAACTTTATCTAGTTGATCATAAAGAACTATATTCAATTTTTTATTTCCCATTTGTTGAGAAAAAAGTTTTTCTATATTATCAATAAATACACTATTTAAACTGTTTATATTGATTTTTATCATAAATTTTTGTCCCAATTTTTTAAAAATGTTTTGTAATTTTTCTATATATAAAATATTTATTTTATACTTTTTATATTTTAATTGATCAATAGAAAAACATAAATATAATGGGTTATTTTCGATCAAAAGAGATTCATATTTCAAATATTGTTGTCCATAAATTCTAAATTCTTTAGAAGAATTATAATCTTCTAATAAAAAAATACCATATTTGATTCCGTTTTTTGTATATGTTTTTTTTTCTATCTTCGATAATATTCCACATACATACATTTTTTTTCCAATAAGTAAAGGTTCCTTATTTAATTGTTCTAAAGAGATGTTCGTAAAATATTTCATTTCATAATAGAAATCATCTAAAGGATGTGCAGAGGTATAAACACCTAATACTTCTTTTTCTTTTGATAATTTATATTGATTACTCCATAAATCACATGTTTTAATAATGGGTTTAGATTTTTCTACTCTTCTATTTTCTGTTTTTTGTGATTTGGATCCAAATCTAATAATTTTTTCTAAAGTGCTTAATTTATCATCAGATTCAATATAAAAATATTGTTCTCTATAAATATGAAAACAATCCAAAGATCCAGATAAAATTAAACTTTCTAAAGTTTTTTTATTTACCACACGTAAATCTATTCTTTGAACTAAATCAAAAATAGAGGTATAAGGTCCGTTTTTTTTTCTTTCTTCAAGAAGAATTCTGACAGCATTTTTGCCAACTCCCTTTATTCCCGCAAGACCAAATCTAATACAATTAAAATCAGTTACTTTAAAAAAAGAATCACTTTCGTTTATATCTGGACTGATTACATATATGTTCATTTTCTTACATTCTTCTATAAAAAAAGTGAGTTGTTTAAGATTATACATGTTATTACTCAATACAGACGCCATGTATTCACATGGAAAATGTGTTTTTAAATAAGCAGTTTGAAAAGCTATATAAGCATAACATGTAGCATGAGATTTATTAAAAGCATAACAAGAAAAATATTCCCAATCTTTCCATATTTTTTCTAATATATTCTTAGGATAACCTTTTATCATAGCTTGATGAATAAATAAATTTTTCATTTGATTCAGTTTTTCTTTTTGTTTTTTTCCCATAGCTATTCTAAGAACATCCGCTTCTCCTTTACTAAAATTAGCTATTTTTTGAGCTATTAACATGACTTGTTCTTGATATATTGTGATTCCATAGGTTTCTTTTAAAAATTCCTCCATTTCTGGTAAATCATAACTTATGGCTTCTTTTCCATGTTTTCTGGATATGAAATTAGGAATATATTGTAAAGGACCTGGTCGATATAATGCAGTCATAGCAATTAAATCATCAAACTTATCAGGTTTTAACTGACGCAAATATTTTTGCATTCCTGTAGATTCATATTGAAAAACAGCGACAGTTTCTCCTTTTTGAAAAAGATGATAAGTTTTATCATCATTTAAAAATGATGAATTTTCTGTAAAAGAAATATTTTTATGTTTTTTTTGGATCAAAACCATAGCATCTTTAATAATAGTAAGAGTTTTTAATCCTAGAAAATCCATTTTTAATAATCCAGTATGTTCCACTACATGATTATCAAATTGTGTAAGCAATAAATCAGATTCTTTTGATACAGATACTGGAACATGTTCAATAATAGAATGTGGACTTATAATGATCCCACAAGCGTGTACTCCTGTACTTCTTATAGTTCCCTCTAGTATTTTGGCTTGTTGCAAAACTTTTCCTTCTAATGTATTTTTATTTTTCGCAATTTTCCTCAATTTTTGTATGTTATTCATTTCTTCCTTATTTATTATTTTTTCTGAAATATTTTTTTCAGATAAAATTGTTTTTAATGAATGCATATTGGGAACCATTTTTGCTATACTATCTGTTTCTTTTAGAGATAGATTTAACACTCGTCCCGTATCTCTAATTGCTGACTTAGCACCCATAGTTGCGTATGTTATAATTTGTGCAACTTGATGTTTTCCATATTTTTGAACAACCCATTCAATAATTTTTTCACGTCCTTTATCATCAAAATCAATATCAATATCAGGCAAAGAAATTCTATCCGGATTTAAAAATCTTTCAAAAAGAAGATTATATTTTATGGGATCTATATTCGTGATTCCTATACAATAAGCTACAATAGATCCTGCTACAGATCCTCTTCCAGGTCCTACTGAAATATTCATTTTTCTAGCTTGAGAAATAAAATTATGAACAATGAGAAAATAACCAGGATAACCTATTTTTTCTATTGTTTTCAATTCAAAAATAATTCTTTCTTGAATTTTTTTTGTAATATTTTCATAACGTTTTTTAGCTCCATAAAAAGTTATTTTTCGTAAAAAATGATTTTCTCCTCTATTTCCTCCATCTATTTTATCCATAGGATCTTCAAAAGATTTTGGAATCTGAAATTTTGGAAGCAATATTTTGTGCGAAATATGATAAGATTCTATTTTATTAATCAATTCCTCTAAAAAATCAAAAGATTCTGGAAAATCAAAAAATATTTTTTTCATTTCTTCTGTACTCTTGAAATAAAATTCATGATTAGGAAAACCTAATCTATAACCTCTTCCTTTTCCTATAGGAGTTAATTGTTTTTCTCCATTTTTTACACAAAGTAAAATATCATGAGCATTTGCTTCTTTTTGATCTAAATAAAAAGTAT from Blattabacterium cuenoti harbors:
- the dnaE gene encoding DNA polymerase III subunit alpha, translating into MYLIVDTETTGLPVSYNLPITHIDNWPRIVQISWQSHDMIGDLIDFKSFIVKPDHYDIPFNAFKIHGITNEKAEKYGVDLNFVLHEFQNALEKCQCLIGHNLKFDIKVIECEFFRKKKEISFKKKKILDTKEISTSYCKLSGIGKRFKWPTLSELYQKLFEEKIPNLHNAENDVKATARSFLELLRIGIISHQDIGVKEDFILRFKKKHLKKISSSVVFFKNDDLYKENIFFKKNDKIINDKIIDEKIKEKLKKKKYSHIHNHTHFSILHSTINIQSLVERAIDFNMPAVGITDYGNLMGSFHFLNAIHCINKKYYPKKSIKGIIGCEVFISDNYLQKKFTKEEPDKRYQQVLLSKNKKGYHNLIKLCSFGFTEGFYAGIPRVGKKLIEKYKENLIAITGDLNAEIPYTILNHGERKAEKVFLWWKDLFGDDFYIELLRHGLEEENYVNNVLLKFSKKYHVKYIIQNNTFYLDQKEANAHDILLCVKNGEKQLTPIGKGRGYRLGFPNHEFYFKSTEEMKKIFFDFPESFDFLEELINKIESYHISHKILLPKFQIPKSFEDPMDKIDGGNRGENHFLRKITFYGAKKRYENITKKIQERIIFELKTIEKIGYPGYFLIVHNFISQARKMNISVGPGRGSVAGSIVAYCIGITNIDPIKYNLLFERFLNPDRISLPDIDIDFDDKGREKIIEWVVQKYGKHQVAQIITYATMGAKSAIRDTGRVLNLSLKETDSIAKMVPNMHSLKTILSEKNISEKIINKEEMNNIQKLRKIAKNKNTLEGKVLQQAKILEGTIRSTGVHACGIIISPHSIIEHVPVSVSKESDLLLTQFDNHVVEHTGLLKMDFLGLKTLTIIKDAMVLIQKKHKNISFTENSSFLNDDKTYHLFQKGETVAVFQYESTGMQKYLRQLKPDKFDDLIAMTALYRPGPLQYIPNFISRKHGKEAISYDLPEMEEFLKETYGITIYQEQVMLIAQKIANFSKGEADVLRIAMGKKQKEKLNQMKNLFIHQAMIKGYPKNILEKIWKDWEYFSCYAFNKSHATCYAYIAFQTAYLKTHFPCEYMASVLSNNMYNLKQLTFFIEECKKMNIYVISPDINESDSFFKVTDFNCIRFGLAGIKGVGKNAVRILLEERKKNGPYTSIFDLVQRIDLRVVNKKTLESLILSGSLDCFHIYREQYFYIESDDKLSTLEKIIRFGSKSQKTENRRVEKSKPIIKTCDLWSNQYKLSKEKEVLGVYTSAHPLDDFYYEMKYFTNISLEQLNKEPLLIGKKMYVCGILSKIEKKTYTKNGIKYGIFLLEDYNSSKEFRIYGQQYLKYESLLIENNPLYLCFSIDQLKYKKYKINILYIEKLQNIFKKLGQKFMIKININSLNSVFIDNIEKLFSQQMGNKKLNIVLYDQLDKVSLSFESIKYEININSSFLKKLEKIKGLNFYLN
- the carA gene encoding glutamine-hydrolyzing carbamoyl-phosphate synthase small subunit; amino-acid sequence: MENNKKIKKAILVLEDGTRYEADHFGAPVSSSGEVVFNTGMTGYTESITDPSYKGQILTYTYPIIGNYGIPSSFCSEESIYEFYESDRIQVSGLIVSYYSNRPYHWNMNQTLSNWLYENGIPGLYGVDTRFIAKKIRKNGGSMLGKILMENEDLPFYDPNLDNLSKKVSIHEKIIYGNGKYKILLVDFGLKNNILRCLLRRNCSIIRVPWDYDFTNEEYDGLVLSNGPGNPKIYKKPIHYLRLAMNKKQPIFGICLGNQLLGIAAGGDTYKLKYAHRSHNQPVTSLITGKNFITSQNHGYVLDAKNISREWKIFFKNLNDDTCEGIIHNDKPFFSVQFHPEASSGPQDTEFLFDFFIDSIKKINN
- the argC gene encoding N-acetyl-gamma-glutamyl-phosphate reductase, with translation MIKIGIIGGTGFTAGELIRLIIHHPKISIKNIVSQSHTEKLVHLVHQDLLGEKKIKNIKFTRNLSKEIDIVFLCSGHGQSRKELHNISEHIKVIDLSQDFRINIQSIFNNRNFIYGLPEFQKERIKKSNNIANPGCFATAILLAVLPLAKNQLLKKDIHISAITGSTGSGKKLSDTNHFSWRNNNISAYKIFQHQHLQEIEQTIHQIQKNFYSKIYFVPYRGNFSRGIITTLYTDSVLSLEKNQEIYEEYYKNHPFVMISDVNIDMKQVINTNKCILYLIKEKDQLIVISIIDNLIKGASGQAIQNMNLMFNLDETCGLRLKSVRF
- a CDS encoding argininosuccinate synthase domain-containing protein, whose translation is MKIKVRVSHEEDTKYAFLICQKIKESAKIRGTGIAKKDPEYIKLKMIHGNAIIAFCDEKLAGFSYLETFQNEEFVVNSGLIVFPEFRKKGLAKIIKIEIFKLSRNKFPNSKIFSITTSNPVIKINTELGFKPVSFSELTHSEKFWKGCQSCSNFDILTRNQRKMCLCTGLLYNPNKNKDDNQSHHNMKINRNYLSTGDKIVLAYSGGLDTSYCLKYLIQEKRYEVHTVIINTGGFKKDELNKIEKRALSIGSKSHQTIDAIEEYYQNCIKYLIFGNILKNNTYPLSVSSERIFQAIKIAQYATFIQAKAIAHGSTGAGNDQVRFDIAFQIICPEKITLSPIRDMKVSRKEEIEYLKNKGVSICWDQAKYSINKGIWGTSIGGKETLTSYHDFPEEAYPTKLRRKKSENLELEFEKGELVRVNKEKEKAIKNIIKIEKIASKFAIGRGIHIGDTILGIKGRVAFEASAAIIIIKAHHLLEKHILTKWQLYWKEQLSNWYGMLLHEAQYLDPVMRDIEKFLNSTQERLTGTVDIILYPYRFHLVGIKSKFDLMTSSNMAKYGEMNYAWTAEDVKGFTKILSNQMKMYHNLNKEE
- a CDS encoding aspartate aminotransferase family protein; amino-acid sequence: MKLFDVYPILDIELSKSDGSYVFDTKGNIYLDFYGGHAVISIGHSHPYYVKALIEQIHKISYYSNSVYIYQKNRLADLLGNISGYKDYSLFLCNSGTESNENALKIASFHTGKKKVIAFKGSFHGRTSGSLSVTDNYKLISPFNAQHETVFINYKDFDFLEEKLKNQDICAVITEGIQGVSGIIDPGLNFFYKVASLCKKNNTVLIIDEIQSGYGRTGSFFAHQLYPVKPDLITVAKGMGNGFPIGGVLIHPKFQSYYGMLGTTFGGNHLACTAGIAVLEIIQKENLIENAQKMGKILLQELRLISEIKEIRGRGLMIGLEFDFPIQDLKNILVYQEKVLVGTSNNAYVLRLLPPLNINENHIKLFLKKLKNALVYLFGKKNGK